A region from the Candidatus Zixiibacteriota bacterium genome encodes:
- a CDS encoding PorV/PorQ family protein, with translation MRILVINITLFFILALLASTVLAEGDGGQPAVFKTMALGGRASAMGGAFTAIAEGGVAPLYNPAGIAQSRKHIISFSYRAMQLDRRLGYANFQMPAKEMASFSVIWVHAGTSPLQERDNQGNILTGLETTYSENLIGATFAKLFGESLSLGGKAYYIQNTISNINAYTVGIDFGGLFKLDMRKTTLKNVIPLLRMGMVVENLGATYKWTTTSYWQTRGSERGSTYEEKFPINYRTGIALEKPDKYIFSADFEVNSESQSKLHLGGEYSYRKMLFLRAGLNDGHPTFGTGFLKIFTSFALAIDLSYLTDRVGEGDDILVSFDVFL, from the coding sequence ATGAGAATACTTGTGATTAATATAACTCTCTTTTTTATACTGGCGCTATTGGCTTCAACTGTCCTGGCTGAAGGTGATGGCGGCCAGCCCGCCGTATTCAAAACCATGGCCCTGGGAGGTCGTGCCTCAGCCATGGGTGGCGCCTTTACCGCGATCGCTGAAGGAGGAGTGGCTCCATTATATAACCCGGCCGGGATTGCCCAAAGCCGCAAGCATATTATCTCCTTTTCCTACCGAGCTATGCAACTTGACCGACGCCTCGGATACGCCAATTTTCAAATGCCCGCAAAAGAAATGGCTTCATTTAGCGTAATTTGGGTTCATGCAGGTACCTCACCGTTGCAGGAAAGAGACAATCAAGGCAATATCCTGACGGGCCTCGAAACAACCTACAGTGAGAATCTTATTGGTGCGACCTTCGCCAAATTATTTGGCGAGAGTCTCTCTTTAGGCGGCAAAGCATACTATATCCAAAACACTATTTCCAATATTAATGCCTATACCGTTGGTATCGATTTCGGGGGTTTGTTTAAATTGGATATGAGAAAAACTACCCTGAAAAATGTTATTCCACTATTGAGAATGGGAATGGTTGTTGAAAATTTAGGCGCGACTTACAAATGGACAACAACCAGCTACTGGCAAACGCGAGGGTCCGAGAGGGGCTCGACTTACGAAGAAAAATTCCCGATAAATTATCGCACCGGCATAGCATTGGAAAAACCGGATAAATATATTTTCTCGGCCGATTTTGAAGTAAACTCGGAATCGCAATCTAAATTACATCTCGGCGGTGAATATTCTTATCGTAAAATGTTGTTTTTGAGAGCTGGCTTAAACGATGGTCACCCGACGTTTGGAACCGGGTTTCTAAAGATATTTACATCCTTCGCTCTTGCTATAGATCTATCGTATCTTACCGACCGAGTAGGTGAAGGCGATGATATTCTCGTTTCGTTTGACGTTTTTCTTTAA
- a CDS encoding PorV/PorQ family protein, with translation MINKKYCISILIEILILLMVTVPVLAETGLRNMLNLTGARQSAMGEMAMLAGTDPFNLEYNSSSITGMSRGQLGVSYNSFIQNRNTSTLAMIFPAVGADFGMHLRLSSIDDIEARDETPSADPLYTFTAHDFAIKAYGAYDITDQFSAGLSLGYLLEKIDIDRVSTIVMGLSSRYKFNHGITAHASVENLGGKFKYISKEMDAPTIIRIGSQFNKNVFGFAVDYVSIKSGESHIHLGAEYLYNEILYLRAGYQTGYDNKNISAGSGFVYRNLRIDYAFIPFKSDLGNSHRFSLILDIK, from the coding sequence ATGATAAATAAAAAATATTGCATATCGATCCTAATAGAGATTTTAATTTTATTAATGGTGACCGTACCCGTTCTCGCCGAAACGGGACTACGCAACATGCTAAACTTGACTGGAGCCCGTCAATCGGCCATGGGCGAAATGGCAATGCTTGCCGGCACCGACCCGTTTAACCTGGAATATAACTCCTCATCGATTACGGGAATGTCTCGCGGCCAATTAGGCGTTTCCTATAATAGCTTTATTCAAAACCGGAACACCAGCACGCTGGCGATGATATTTCCCGCCGTCGGCGCCGATTTCGGAATGCATCTTCGTCTTTCATCTATCGACGATATTGAAGCCCGCGACGAAACTCCCAGTGCCGATCCATTATATACTTTCACTGCCCATGATTTCGCAATCAAAGCGTACGGAGCCTATGATATTACCGACCAATTCTCAGCCGGTTTATCTTTAGGCTATTTGCTTGAAAAAATAGATATTGATCGAGTCTCAACCATAGTTATGGGACTAAGTTCTCGCTATAAATTCAATCATGGCATCACTGCCCACGCCTCTGTCGAAAATTTGGGCGGAAAATTCAAATATATTTCGAAAGAGATGGATGCTCCGACAATTATAAGAATCGGCTCTCAATTTAATAAGAATGTTTTTGGATTCGCCGTCGATTACGTCAGTATTAAAAGCGGGGAGAGTCATATTCATCTGGGAGCCGAATATTTATACAATGAAATTTTATATTTGCGGGCCGGATATCAAACAGGTTATGACAATAAGAATATTAGCGCGGGCTCAGGTTTTGTGTACAGAAATTTGCGAATCGATTATGCATTTATCCCTTTTAAATCAGATCTGGGTAATTCTCATCGCTTCTCGCTTATTTTAGATATCAAGTGA
- a CDS encoding ABC transporter permease — translation MIRHYIKTAVRNLLRKKLFTAINIFGLATGLALCLLILGYISYETSFEDFHVNKDRIYRLQGKYAAGEIEMASARVWGPLGQSLIENLPEVESAAIFRVHDIKSFYTGQERHRIINEYEGASYTHGKKMIFAQPEYFDVFTFSIKVGNPQISLTDPNSVLITEKAAEQYFPDQDPLGQDIIINDNINATITGILNNIPQNTQLYCDFILSYSTLERMGEDIHAWDTLGNDYVYLLLRENTNPDELLPKIPSILNRYISPDEVEKYTFMLNPLKDIYFATFFSGYRGELYPGGEISLIYAFGLIALFILFQAITNFINLSTAQSADRIKEVGVRKVFGAMRKQLIPQYLGESIIITGIATWIGVVIYNVCKPWFQSSLPRDMLVDFYNDPFMLIATIALIPIVGILSGFYPALYLSRFTPISILQSRSSMKSTKSLLRRILVVFQFGVAVVFIFCATITVRQISLVTTMDMGIEQDNIIIMNFDGEDASATSLLLKNEILNKSRVVSATAGNQFPGVRSNTYAAYYPNDERKDEERFITSYFAGDENFLSMFGMNLVKGRNFSDNSAAYDIEVIITEAVVEEMKWNEPIGRKLYAGEDVAFEVVGVVKNFYSSAVGYGDPEMSVIRRSPKLFGAVAVKLPADDINEALASVKSVWQDIYPDRAFLYSFLDDAINKQFDDIRGQQKMFGAFAIIAISIACLGIFGLVSFTAEQRTKEIGIRKVLGATVPGIVKLLSREYVILVAISNIIVWPICYLMMSDMLSYLPVRVSLGPLSFGFVALVTFLMAMLAASYQSIKAANKNPIDALRRE, via the coding sequence ATGATCAGGCATTATATTAAGACAGCCGTTAGAAACCTTCTCAGAAAAAAACTCTTTACCGCTATTAATATCTTTGGATTGGCAACGGGACTTGCTTTGTGCCTTCTGATTCTTGGGTATATCAGTTACGAAACCAGCTTCGAGGATTTCCATGTCAATAAGGATCGCATCTATCGCCTGCAGGGCAAATATGCCGCCGGTGAAATCGAGATGGCCTCGGCTCGCGTCTGGGGACCACTGGGACAGTCATTGATTGAAAACCTTCCCGAAGTTGAATCGGCTGCAATTTTCCGTGTGCACGATATCAAGAGTTTTTATACCGGCCAAGAACGTCACCGCATTATAAATGAATATGAGGGAGCCAGTTATACTCACGGTAAGAAAATGATATTTGCCCAACCTGAATATTTTGATGTTTTTACATTCTCGATTAAAGTCGGGAATCCTCAAATCTCTCTAACCGACCCCAATTCCGTACTGATTACCGAAAAAGCCGCTGAACAGTATTTCCCCGATCAGGATCCCCTCGGGCAGGATATAATTATTAATGACAATATCAATGCGACAATTACAGGTATTCTCAATAACATCCCTCAAAATACGCAATTATATTGTGATTTTATACTCTCCTATTCTACTCTGGAACGAATGGGGGAAGATATTCATGCATGGGATACATTGGGCAATGACTACGTCTATCTCTTGCTTCGGGAAAATACCAATCCGGATGAACTCCTGCCGAAAATTCCCTCTATTCTCAACCGCTATATCTCGCCGGATGAAGTCGAAAAATATACATTTATGCTTAATCCTTTAAAAGATATCTACTTCGCGACTTTCTTCTCAGGCTATCGGGGTGAACTTTATCCTGGAGGTGAAATCTCGCTTATTTACGCTTTTGGATTAATCGCGCTCTTTATCCTATTCCAGGCCATCACGAACTTTATAAATCTCTCAACCGCCCAATCGGCCGACCGTATCAAGGAAGTTGGCGTCCGCAAAGTATTTGGCGCCATGCGCAAACAACTCATTCCCCAGTACCTCGGTGAATCCATCATCATTACCGGTATCGCGACGTGGATAGGAGTCGTGATCTACAATGTCTGTAAACCCTGGTTCCAGAGTAGCCTTCCGCGGGATATGCTTGTTGACTTTTATAATGATCCGTTTATGCTTATCGCCACGATTGCCCTTATTCCAATTGTCGGAATATTGTCCGGCTTCTATCCGGCTCTGTATTTGTCGCGCTTTACGCCGATTTCAATCCTCCAATCGCGGTCGAGTATGAAATCCACTAAATCTCTCCTTCGCCGCATTCTGGTTGTTTTCCAATTTGGCGTCGCGGTAGTTTTTATATTTTGCGCAACAATTACGGTTCGTCAAATCTCCCTGGTTACTACTATGGATATGGGGATTGAACAGGATAATATTATCATTATGAATTTCGACGGTGAGGACGCGTCGGCTACTTCTCTTCTTCTTAAAAATGAAATTCTAAATAAGTCGCGTGTCGTCTCGGCGACCGCAGGCAACCAATTCCCCGGCGTGCGCTCCAACACTTACGCGGCCTATTATCCCAATGACGAGAGAAAGGACGAAGAGAGATTTATCACATCATATTTCGCCGGCGATGAAAATTTCCTATCGATGTTTGGCATGAATCTGGTCAAGGGTAGAAATTTTTCCGATAATTCCGCGGCATACGATATCGAGGTAATTATTACCGAAGCTGTTGTTGAAGAAATGAAATGGAACGAACCCATCGGACGAAAGCTGTACGCCGGGGAAGACGTCGCTTTCGAAGTTGTTGGTGTCGTCAAGAATTTCTATAGTTCGGCCGTGGGATACGGTGATCCGGAAATGTCAGTGATAAGAAGGTCCCCTAAATTATTTGGTGCCGTCGCCGTTAAGTTGCCGGCTGATGATATCAACGAGGCTCTCGCTTCTGTTAAATCCGTCTGGCAGGATATTTATCCTGATCGGGCCTTTTTATATTCATTTCTTGACGATGCTATCAATAAGCAATTTGATGATATTCGCGGCCAACAAAAAATGTTCGGAGCCTTCGCTATAATAGCCATTTCCATCGCTTGCCTCGGTATATTTGGTCTCGTCTCCTTTACTGCCGAACAGCGCACCAAAGAGATCGGGATCAGAAAAGTCCTCGGTGCAACGGTTCCGGGTATTGTTAAATTGCTGTCGCGAGAATATGTCATTCTGGTCGCTATCTCCAATATAATCGTGTGGCCGATTTGTTATCTCATGATGTCTGATATGCTATCTTATTTACCGGTTCGGGTTTCTCTTGGGCCGCTATCTTTCGGTTTTGTGGCCCTTGTAACGTTTCTTATGGCTATGCTTGCCGCCAGCTATCAATCAATTAAGGCAGCCAACAAAAATCCGATCGATGCTCTAAGACGCGAATAA
- a CDS encoding transglutaminase-like domain-containing protein, with protein MKILLILLIVGAVSILSACSNMDNYPENVSEALNFAGDNRAELIRVIDHYKDSGDSLKLQAAYFLIGNMEDHCYVTYRLFDTSENTVEIDPMTYENYEVLTIAIDSIEKTRGELDYESTDKIMDMETVSADFLINQIDLAFTAWREKPWAGHLNFDEFCRYVLPYRGSNEPLEDWRSHFVKKYAGIDTLLENSKDPVEAAGFINKDVRTWFGFDPRYYFHPTDQGMTEMLASGLGRCEDMTNMAIFALRANALAVTSDFTPYWANTGNNHAWNAILTANGTVVPFMGAEADPGQYKLHNKAAKVYRKTFDKQMGNLVFQPNKQDSLPRWLNRKYYTDVTADYMDVCDVAISCTEEIPDSADIGYICVFNSGEFRPIHWGRIEDGRVTFTDMGNGIVYLPASYQNKEIVALASPFILTEDCRIEYLIPDTGRTISINLSGVTKRAMAASTETSKLGSLTIGEEYTLSYWDNGWQTLKEFSAAHSAVRIDELPSGCLYWLISSDGGREERIFTIKDGQQIFW; from the coding sequence GTGAAAATATTATTGATTCTTTTGATTGTTGGCGCGGTGTCGATTTTATCGGCGTGTTCAAATATGGATAATTACCCGGAAAATGTTTCCGAGGCTTTGAATTTTGCAGGTGACAACAGAGCCGAACTTATCCGCGTAATTGATCATTACAAAGACAGCGGCGATTCCCTGAAACTGCAGGCCGCTTACTTTTTGATAGGCAATATGGAAGATCACTGTTATGTCACTTACCGTTTATTCGACACATCGGAAAATACCGTTGAAATTGATCCTATGACATATGAGAATTATGAAGTATTGACAATCGCTATCGACTCTATCGAAAAGACCCGAGGCGAATTGGATTATGAATCGACAGATAAAATCATGGATATGGAAACTGTCAGCGCCGATTTTTTGATAAATCAAATTGACCTGGCATTCACCGCCTGGCGGGAAAAACCCTGGGCCGGGCATTTGAATTTCGATGAATTTTGCCGCTATGTCTTGCCCTATCGGGGCAGTAACGAACCTCTGGAAGATTGGCGTTCGCACTTTGTCAAAAAATATGCCGGTATTGATACGCTGCTTGAAAACTCCAAAGATCCGGTGGAGGCCGCCGGATTTATAAATAAAGATGTCCGCACCTGGTTTGGATTCGATCCCCGTTATTATTTCCATCCCACCGACCAAGGTATGACTGAGATGCTTGCGTCAGGATTGGGCCGCTGTGAGGATATGACCAATATGGCTATTTTTGCATTGCGGGCAAACGCCCTGGCGGTCACGTCGGATTTCACTCCCTATTGGGCTAATACCGGAAACAATCATGCCTGGAATGCTATTTTGACGGCCAACGGTACGGTCGTTCCCTTTATGGGAGCCGAAGCCGATCCGGGGCAATACAAATTGCACAATAAGGCCGCCAAAGTATATCGCAAGACATTTGATAAGCAGATGGGCAATCTTGTTTTCCAGCCCAACAAGCAAGATTCCCTTCCGCGCTGGTTAAATCGAAAATACTACACCGATGTCACGGCTGATTATATGGATGTTTGTGATGTTGCCATATCCTGTACCGAAGAGATTCCCGACTCGGCAGACATCGGCTATATCTGTGTTTTCAACAGCGGTGAATTTCGGCCAATTCATTGGGGAAGAATCGAAGACGGCCGGGTGACATTTACGGATATGGGAAATGGTATTGTCTATCTGCCCGCCAGTTATCAGAATAAGGAAATCGTTGCGCTGGCTTCTCCGTTCATACTTACCGAAGATTGCCGGATAGAATATTTGATTCCGGATACCGGCCGTACCATATCAATTAATCTATCCGGAGTAACCAAACGGGCAATGGCGGCATCTACCGAAACAAGTAAATTGGGTTCATTAACCATCGGCGAAGAATATACCCTCTCTTACTGGGACAATGGTTGGCAGACTTTAAAGGAATTTAGCGCGGCGCATAGCGCGGTCAGAATTGATGAGCTTCCATCGGGCTGTCTTTATTGGCTGATTTCATCAGATGGCGGTCGGGAAGAACGCATCTTTACGATAAAAGATGGACAGCAAATCTTTTGGTAG
- a CDS encoding phosphoadenosine phosphosulfate reductase family protein, which translates to MVVDKVLKEKISSAKQLIKKCLTKHKDPVIACSFGKNSMVVLDLVYKYRPDITVLFNDTLVEYPDTYSFKNYIVDTWKLNIIVTKPTKNFWWVVENYGFPLFSRKGHKDATKNCCRYLKEYPLAKILRKYKFDLYFTGLTRFESRLREFSARKYGDYFYSKTQSHWKCHPIQNWTEEDVWNYHKIEKLPYNGLYDKEPVAGFILRSGCWCCTIPIKYGKIEFLRKNYPKHWKILLKKGLGDLVVKHKLGHEISDKRLKFLIENRPCIFDKF; encoded by the coding sequence ATGGTAGTTGATAAGGTATTAAAGGAAAAAATAAGTTCCGCTAAACAATTGATCAAAAAATGTCTTACTAAGCATAAAGATCCAGTTATAGCGTGCTCATTTGGCAAAAATTCAATGGTAGTGCTTGACCTAGTTTATAAATATCGCCCGGATATTACCGTATTATTCAATGATACATTGGTCGAATATCCAGATACATACTCATTTAAAAATTATATCGTCGATACGTGGAAGCTAAACATCATCGTAACTAAACCTACCAAAAACTTCTGGTGGGTTGTGGAGAATTATGGCTTTCCCCTATTTTCCAGAAAGGGTCATAAGGATGCAACTAAGAATTGTTGTAGGTATTTAAAGGAATATCCTCTTGCAAAAATCTTAAGAAAATACAAATTTGACTTATATTTTACAGGACTGACTAGATTTGAGTCTCGCCTAAGAGAATTTTCCGCTCGTAAATATGGTGATTATTTTTATTCAAAAACGCAGAGTCATTGGAAATGCCATCCAATTCAAAACTGGACTGAAGAAGATGTATGGAATTATCATAAAATTGAAAAACTTCCATATAATGGATTATATGATAAAGAGCCCGTTGCGGGTTTTATTTTACGTTCTGGTTGTTGGTGTTGTACTATACCAATAAAATATGGTAAAATCGAGTTTTTACGCAAAAACTACCCAAAACATTGGAAAATACTTCTGAAAAAGGGGTTGGGTGATTTAGTGGTCAAGCATAAATTGGGTCATGAAATTTCAGATAAAAGACTTAAATTTTTAATAGAAAACCGTCCCTGCATCTTTGATAAATTTTGA
- the ligA gene encoding NAD-dependent DNA ligase LigA yields the protein MNPKNIPEKIIRELEKLREDIEEHNYQYYICDNPTVSDAEYDRLFDRLLEIEKQYPDLVTSSSPSRRVGAPPSEKFEKVKHRIPMLSLQKVTTFEEFKEFDMRIQKFLGHWALIDMEYIFMPKYDGLAIELVYENGQLITGSTRGDGRIGENITPNIKTIQYIPLHLSQETAKIYPLLEIRGEVVMPIDEFKRINEMQESLGLPPFANPRNAAAGSVRQLDSRITASRNLKFWPYGISQQDLPRLNKYSEVLELLRNEKFLIREDQFSVYNIGNLENLHNQLQNLVERRQYLDYDIDGAVIQVNDFEFQQRLGQVSRAPRWAVAWKFAAETAETILEDVIFQVGRTGIITPVAALKPVRVGGVEVKRASLHNEDELREKGVHIGDAVIVRRAGDVIPEVVEVIESKRPEGSHAVKFPDSCPSCYEPIFRLEGEAAYRCINAACPAQIVEKIFHFASKGGMDIEGLGGKLALQLAQKKLVQSPADIYFLTKEDLLPLDLMADKRAQNLLDAIDESKSRPLPNIIFALGIPGVGETAARTLAERFGTIDNLISASFEDLDSISGIGPILAESIVGYLSNDAGKEIISQMKKGGVKFTAFKSERREVEGIAGKTFVITGTLSKPRDHFKKLIENAGGKVASSVSKKTDYLLAGEKAGSKLDKAKKLGVEIISEEILAGLLK from the coding sequence ATGAATCCGAAAAATATACCTGAGAAAATTATCCGCGAACTGGAGAAACTGCGCGAAGATATTGAAGAGCACAATTACCAGTATTATATCTGCGATAATCCAACCGTATCAGACGCCGAATACGATAGGCTGTTTGACCGCCTGCTGGAGATAGAAAAGCAGTATCCGGATTTGGTAACGAGTTCATCTCCTTCCAGGCGCGTTGGGGCTCCGCCGTCGGAGAAATTCGAAAAAGTCAAACATCGTATTCCGATGTTGTCGCTACAGAAGGTGACGACGTTTGAAGAGTTCAAGGAATTTGACATGCGAATTCAAAAATTCTTGGGACACTGGGCGCTTATAGATATGGAATATATTTTTATGCCAAAGTATGACGGACTTGCGATTGAATTGGTTTATGAAAACGGGCAATTAATTACAGGATCAACTCGTGGCGATGGGAGAATTGGTGAAAACATCACTCCAAATATAAAAACTATTCAATACATTCCTTTACATCTATCGCAAGAAACTGCAAAAATATATCCGCTTCTTGAAATCCGCGGCGAAGTGGTAATGCCTATAGATGAATTTAAACGTATAAATGAAATGCAAGAATCGCTTGGATTACCGCCTTTTGCGAATCCACGAAATGCCGCAGCAGGTTCGGTTCGGCAGTTAGATAGTCGAATTACGGCTAGCCGTAATTTAAAGTTTTGGCCTTATGGTATTTCACAACAAGATTTGCCTAGGCTTAATAAGTATTCTGAAGTTCTGGAGCTCTTAAGAAACGAAAAGTTCTTAATTCGAGAAGATCAATTTTCAGTGTATAATATAGGTAATCTGGAAAACTTACACAATCAATTGCAAAATCTTGTTGAAAGACGACAATATCTTGACTACGATATTGATGGCGCTGTCATACAAGTTAATGATTTCGAATTTCAACAAAGACTCGGGCAGGTAAGCCGTGCTCCCCGGTGGGCGGTGGCGTGGAAATTCGCCGCCGAGACGGCTGAGACAATTCTCGAGGATGTCATATTCCAGGTCGGTCGGACGGGAATCATAACCCCTGTGGCGGCTCTCAAGCCGGTGCGGGTTGGAGGCGTTGAAGTCAAGCGTGCTTCTCTTCACAATGAAGATGAACTGCGCGAGAAAGGCGTTCATATCGGCGATGCGGTAATAGTCCGACGGGCCGGGGACGTGATACCCGAAGTGGTTGAAGTTATCGAAAGCAAAAGACCCGAAGGAAGTCATGCCGTTAAATTTCCCGATAGCTGTCCATCGTGTTATGAACCGATATTCCGGCTCGAAGGCGAAGCGGCCTACAGGTGTATTAACGCCGCCTGTCCGGCGCAGATTGTCGAAAAGATTTTTCATTTCGCGTCCAAAGGCGGGATGGATATTGAAGGGTTGGGCGGTAAGCTGGCTCTGCAATTGGCTCAGAAGAAACTGGTGCAGTCTCCGGCCGATATTTATTTTTTGACAAAGGAAGATTTGCTGCCGCTGGATTTGATGGCGGATAAACGGGCACAGAATCTGCTTGATGCGATTGATGAATCGAAAAGTCGGCCGCTTCCAAATATTATTTTTGCCCTGGGGATTCCCGGAGTTGGTGAAACAGCGGCGAGGACGCTGGCAGAGAGGTTTGGTACGATTGATAATTTGATTTCTGCTTCGTTTGAGGATTTGGATTCAATTAGCGGAATCGGGCCGATCCTGGCCGAATCGATTGTCGGATATTTATCGAATGATGCGGGAAAAGAGATAATTTCCCAGATGAAAAAAGGTGGAGTCAAATTTACGGCATTCAAGAGCGAACGACGGGAAGTTGAAGGGATCGCCGGAAAGACTTTTGTGATAACCGGAACATTATCCAAACCACGCGATCATTTCAAAAAGCTCATCGAAAACGCCGGCGGTAAAGTAGCGTCGTCGGTATCGAAAAAAACCGATTATCTTTTGGCCGGTGAAAAAGCAGGCAGTAAACTCGATAAGGCAAAGAAGCTGGGTGTTGAGATTATATCAGAAGAAATTTTAGCTGGATTATTGAAATAA
- a CDS encoding OB-fold nucleic acid binding domain-containing protein, producing MTKGRKSGKFKKLCNQFLDGAVKNGVSRKKAIEIFKLLALFAGYGFCKAHAATYGYLGYQSAYLKAHYPARFMQAVLNNGGGYYPAAIYIAEARRLGVKIKHPDINKSGWHETVDRDIMYVGLGRIRDLGENTIEQILETKPFASFDDFVEKVRLSAGELENLIKVGAFDSIDTIRPCLLWRLRLRRGKRQPVGAALSIKQTGDDDIFSGQLIIPRAGYLPDLPDFTPFEKFLCEREILGFSASEHPLKLFPAYDGKTFSEVCELSGSKDGVAISAWLADIKRIKTREKKESMVFLTFEDLRDTFEVVLFPESYRKYHETVRRFRYFYIEGELNTDGGTTAIIAEKLSPAPTGLSDKTYL from the coding sequence ATGACCAAGGGGCGCAAAAGCGGAAAATTCAAAAAGTTATGTAATCAATTTTTGGACGGGGCGGTCAAGAATGGCGTTTCGAGGAAAAAGGCGATTGAGATTTTTAAGCTACTGGCTTTATTCGCGGGGTATGGGTTTTGCAAGGCTCATGCGGCAACCTACGGGTATTTGGGGTATCAATCGGCCTATCTCAAGGCCCATTATCCGGCGCGGTTTATGCAGGCGGTTCTCAATAATGGGGGTGGGTATTATCCGGCGGCAATTTATATCGCCGAGGCGCGGCGGCTGGGAGTGAAGATCAAGCATCCGGATATAAATAAAAGTGGCTGGCACGAGACAGTTGACAGGGATATCATGTATGTGGGACTGGGGCGTATTCGGGATTTGGGTGAGAATACAATTGAACAGATATTGGAGACGAAGCCGTTCGCGTCGTTTGATGATTTTGTCGAAAAGGTTCGGTTGTCGGCAGGGGAACTGGAGAATCTAATTAAGGTTGGGGCTTTTGATAGTATTGACACGATTCGTCCTTGCCTTCTGTGGAGATTGCGATTGCGCCGGGGGAAGCGGCAGCCGGTGGGGGCGGCTTTGTCGATTAAACAGACCGGGGATGATGATATATTCTCAGGACAGTTGATTATTCCTCGGGCCGGGTATTTGCCGGATTTACCTGACTTTACACCATTTGAAAAATTCCTGTGTGAGCGCGAGATTCTGGGATTTTCGGCGAGCGAACATCCGTTGAAGCTCTTCCCAGCCTACGATGGAAAAACGTTTTCCGAAGTATGCGAATTGAGCGGTTCCAAAGATGGGGTCGCAATTTCGGCATGGCTGGCGGATATCAAACGGATTAAAACGCGCGAGAAAAAAGAGTCGATGGTTTTTTTGACGTTCGAGGATTTGCGGGATACATTTGAGGTCGTTTTGTTTCCGGAGAGTTATAGGAAATATCATGAGACGGTTCGGCGGTTTCGGTATTTTTATATCGAGGGGGAGCTCAATACCGACGGTGGGACGACAGCGATAATCGCAGAGAAACTCTCCCCCGCTCCGACCGGGCTGAGCGATAAAACGTATCTGTAA